A single region of the Brassica rapa cultivar Chiifu-401-42 chromosome A03, CAAS_Brap_v3.01, whole genome shotgun sequence genome encodes:
- the LOC103857973 gene encoding protein ORGAN SIZE RELATED 1-like: MRVHNHRLRFEVTPKPTMSLPGISFITARSVAVILFLCLFLLILPPFLPPLPPPPSTLLLLPLLLMILLIFLAFSPSNDPSLTVEVEPLDP; this comes from the coding sequence ATGAGGGTACATAATCACCGGCTGAGATTCGAAGTCACACCCAAGCCAACAATGAGTTTGCCCGGAATTTCTTTTATCACGGCGAGATCCGTCGCAGTTATTCTCTTTCTCTGTCTGTTTCTTCTGATTCTGCCACCGTTCCTTCCGCCGCTTCCACCGCCTCCATCGACGCTCCTCCTTCTCCCTCTTCTGCTCATGATTCTCCTCATTTTCTTGGCTTTTTCTCCTTCTAATGACCCTAGCCTCACCGTGGAAGTAGAACCTCTCGACCCCTGA
- the LOC103857974 gene encoding protein STRICTOSIDINE SYNTHASE-LIKE 2, with the protein MMKLFLVVAICVALFLSLTDFSGKSPKHGESMLTVHFPEFRLIPTTGASGPESFVFDISGEGPYTGLSDGRIVKWIANESRWIDFAVTTPTREGCEGPHEHQRTEDVCGRPLGLAFEKSTGDLYIADAYMGLLKVGREGGLANQMLTRQLDEPLRFTNGLDVDPRTRVVYFTDSSSVYQRRNYIGVMMSGDRTGRLMKYDPNTKQVTTLLSNLAFPNGVVLSQNGEYLLVAETAKCRILRYWLNDTTSASKSRESYEIFSDRLPGFPDNIKRSPRGGFWIGVNTKHTKLTKFAMSNVWLGRAALGLSVDWMKVHSFWASYKGNGMAVRLSEGSGAISEVFEGKNGNRWMSISEVEERDRTLWVGSVNTPFVGMYKI; encoded by the exons atGATGAAACTCTTCTTGGTGGTGGCGATATGTGTTGCCCTTTTCTTGAGCCTCACAGATTTTTCCGGCAAGAGTCCAAAACATGGGGAGTCAATGCTGACTGTTCATTTCCCTGAGTTCCGTCTGATTCCGACCACCGGAGCTTCAGGACCAGAGAGTTTTGTCTTTGATATCTCCGGTGAAGGTCCTTACACAGGTTTATCTGACGGTCGAATTGTTAAGTGGATAGCTAATGAGAGCCGTTGGATCGATTTCGCCGTCACCACACCAACAAG AGAAGGTTGTGAGGGCCCGCACGAGCACCAACGAACGGAGGACGTGTGTGGTCGACCATTGGGGCTGGCCTTTGAAAAATCCACAGGTGATCTTTATATAGCCGATGCGTATATGGGCCTTCTTAAAGTTGGCCGAGAAGGTGGTTTAGCGAATCAGATGTTAACACGTCAGCTGGATGAGCCACTTAGGTTTACCAACGGACTGGATGTTGATCCACGGACCAGAGTAGTATACTTTACCGATAGTAGTTCTGTTTATCAACGGAG GAATTATATAGGAGTGATGATGAGTGGGGACAGAACTGGGAGACTGATGAAATACGACCCAAACACAAAACAAGTGACAACTCTTCTAAGCAACCTTGCGTTCCCCAACGGCGTCGTTCTAAGCCAAAATGGTGAGTACCTTCTCGTGGCCGAGACTGCCAAGTGTCGGATCCTACGTTACTGGCTGAACGACACGACGTCGGCTTCTAAGTCTCGCGAGAGCTATGAGATTTTCTCCGACCGGCTTCCTGGGTTCCCAGACAACATAAAGAGGAGTCCACGAGGCGGGTTCTGGATAGGCGTGAACACGAAACACACAAAGCTGACAAAGTTTGCCATGTCTAACGTGTGGCTAGGGCGCGCCGCCTTGGGATTATCGGTGGATTGGATGAAGGTCCACTCGTTCTGGGCCAGCTACAAAGGGAACGGGATGGCCGTAAGGTTGAGTGAGGGTAGTGGCGCAATATCAGAGGTCTTTGAGGGTAAAAATGGAAACAGGTGGATGTCTATAAGTGAGGTTGAGGAGAGGGACAGAACTCTATGGGTTGGATCGGTGAATACTCCTTTTGTTGGCatgtataaaatctaa